Proteins encoded together in one Chloroflexota bacterium window:
- the ligA gene encoding NAD-dependent DNA ligase LigA gives MVQDEAAVQQRVETLRQTINYHNHRYHVLDDPEISDGEYDLLMRELRALEEEHPELQSPDSPTQRVGGAPSSEFGVVEHAVPMLSLANAFDEASLRAWHQRASRLLGREVTGFVLEPKIDGLAVALIYRDGRLTIGATRGDGLRGDDITPNIRTIRSVPLTLADSPPELIEVRGEVYLTRAAFERINDERAAAGQPLFMNPRNCAAGSLRQLDSRITATRPLDVFVYALGQISENEPRHHWEALQRFRELGFRTNPNNARVETIDELVEQIAAWEHRRESLPYEIDGVVVKIDELDVQRELGAVGREPRWAIAFKFPPTQATTVLEGIEVNIGRTGAVNPYAVLTPVKIAGVTIKRATLHNEDDIRRKDIRIGDTVVVHRAGEVIPQVIGPVLSKRPAEAQPYSIPAVCPECGSPVVRPEGEAMSYCGGGIVVCPAQRWQWLQLYVARGAMDIDRVGEKLLLTLMQQGLVNDPADLYTLTKEQLVGLERMADKSAQNVLTSIEASKQRSLARLIWGLNVRHVGEKAGQLLADHFGSLDALMAASEADVSQIEGIGPTIAQSVVAYFANPQYREVIEKLTAAGVRVMDEPKSAAGLVEGPLSGKSFVVTGRLQRATRTQIEGQIKALGGVVQDSVTKKTDYLVVGEDAGSKLAKAQKLGTRILDEDLFERLAAGEALPEPEPAPEPEKPARKPRAKKGAKAAESEEAAADASAEESAQPALPLTSA, from the coding sequence GTGGTCCAGGACGAAGCGGCGGTCCAGCAGCGCGTCGAAACGCTGCGGCAGACGATCAACTACCACAACCATCGCTATCACGTCCTGGACGACCCGGAGATCTCCGACGGCGAGTACGACCTGCTGATGCGCGAGCTGCGGGCGCTCGAAGAGGAGCACCCGGAGCTGCAGTCGCCAGACTCGCCGACGCAGCGGGTCGGCGGCGCGCCTTCCAGTGAGTTCGGCGTCGTGGAGCACGCGGTCCCGATGCTCAGCCTCGCCAACGCCTTCGACGAGGCGTCCCTGCGGGCCTGGCATCAGCGAGCCAGCCGGCTGCTCGGGCGCGAGGTGACCGGCTTCGTGCTGGAGCCGAAAATCGACGGGCTGGCCGTCGCGCTGATCTACCGCGACGGGCGGCTGACCATCGGCGCGACGCGCGGCGACGGCCTGCGCGGCGACGACATCACGCCGAACATCCGCACGATCCGCAGCGTCCCGCTGACCCTCGCCGACAGCCCGCCGGAGCTGATCGAGGTGCGGGGCGAGGTCTATCTGACCCGGGCCGCCTTCGAGCGGATCAACGACGAGCGGGCGGCGGCCGGCCAGCCGCTGTTTATGAACCCCCGCAACTGCGCGGCCGGCTCGTTGCGCCAGTTGGACTCGCGGATCACGGCGACGCGCCCGCTGGACGTGTTCGTCTACGCCCTCGGCCAGATCTCCGAGAACGAGCCGCGCCACCATTGGGAAGCGCTCCAGCGCTTCCGCGAGCTGGGCTTCCGGACCAACCCGAACAACGCCCGCGTCGAGACCATCGACGAGCTGGTGGAGCAGATCGCGGCCTGGGAGCACCGCCGCGAGTCGCTGCCGTATGAGATCGACGGCGTGGTGGTGAAGATCGACGAGCTGGACGTGCAGCGTGAGCTGGGGGCTGTGGGGCGGGAGCCGCGCTGGGCCATCGCCTTCAAGTTCCCGCCGACGCAGGCGACCACCGTCCTGGAAGGCATCGAGGTCAACATCGGGCGGACGGGCGCCGTCAACCCGTACGCCGTGCTGACGCCCGTCAAGATCGCCGGGGTCACCATCAAGCGCGCGACCTTGCACAACGAGGATGATATCCGTCGCAAAGATATCCGGATCGGCGATACGGTTGTCGTCCACCGGGCCGGCGAGGTGATCCCCCAGGTCATCGGGCCGGTCCTCTCGAAGCGGCCGGCCGAGGCGCAGCCGTACTCGATTCCGGCCGTCTGCCCGGAGTGCGGCTCGCCGGTGGTGCGCCCTGAGGGCGAGGCGATGTCCTACTGCGGCGGCGGGATCGTGGTGTGCCCAGCGCAGCGCTGGCAGTGGCTCCAGTTGTACGTTGCGCGGGGGGCCATGGACATCGACCGGGTGGGCGAGAAGCTGCTGCTGACGCTGATGCAGCAGGGGCTGGTCAACGATCCGGCCGACCTCTACACGCTGACGAAGGAGCAGCTTGTCGGGCTGGAGCGGATGGCCGACAAGAGTGCCCAGAACGTCCTCACCTCGATCGAGGCGAGCAAGCAGCGGTCACTGGCGCGCCTGATCTGGGGGCTGAACGTCCGCCACGTCGGGGAGAAGGCCGGGCAGCTTCTGGCGGACCACTTCGGCTCGCTCGACGCGCTGATGGCGGCCAGCGAGGCAGACGTCAGCCAGATCGAGGGGATCGGCCCGACCATCGCCCAGAGCGTGGTGGCGTACTTCGCCAACCCGCAGTACCGTGAGGTCATCGAGAAGCTCACGGCGGCCGGCGTGCGCGTCATGGACGAGCCGAAGTCGGCGGCAGGCCTCGTGGAGGGGCCGCTCTCGGGGAAGAGCTTCGTGGTGACGGGGCGGCTTCAGCGGGCGACGCGCACGCAGATCGAGGGGCAGATCAAGGCGTTGGGCGGCGTGGTGCAGGACAGCGTCACCAAGAAGACCGACTACCTCGTCGTCGGGGAGGACGCCGGCTCGAAGCTGGCGAAGGCCCAGAAACTGGGTACGCGCATCCTGGACGAGGATCTCTTCGAGCGGCTGGCGGCGGGCGAGGCGCTGCCGGAGCCGGAGCCAGCCCCGGAGCCGGAGAAGCCGGCCAGGAAGCCGCGCGCGAAGAAGGGTGCGAAGGCCGCCGAGTCTGAGGAGGCTGCTGCGGACGCATCAGCGGAGGAGTCCGCGCAGCCAGCGTTGCCACTGACCTCCGCCTGA
- a CDS encoding HAMP domain-containing protein, whose translation MALLQVQEQLGQPAMRLPGWRISIRARLFLLALVTLSPLVAVLAFQDYFHLVAARQRADADAARLAMMKAGDVDQHLLSIETQLAALRSVLSSRPDGVAANTAILGTILQDVPPYVEGIAAYMRDGQPLGGAWRDDLGQLIPPASIDDAIIDAATTRRLVIGPPLMGIPNRPYAVLASRLLADRSGAEIVTLLAIRPDRMPLLTDVRGLPRGTTVSIVDVRGNLLARSSEPATGAAVAQNVGATPVLGSTNARAELDQRASTDEDRVIGFAVADRAPWVTYVDAPAEVALIAARTDFYRDLVIGIVMLVLALMLAWLISERITAPIRQLTADAVALGAGQLSRRSAVQTDDEIGMLATAFNETAGAIEHLVSSLRATQNELRALNVHLEQRVKDRTAQLAALNSELESFSFSVSHDLRAPLRRIDRFSVALIEDYGDRLDEEGRLMLERVSVGCEQMSQLIDDLLRLSRVSRTELTYQRVNLGSIATEIAAELRQAHPEQPVELVLAEDAAELLTVHGDPSLLRVVLQNLLANAWKFTRGKTHPRVECGAVLQDGQKICYVRDNGVGFDPTKADKLFRAFQRLHDAHDFEGTGVGLATVQRIVHRHGGRVWADGSVGSGATFWFTVPDWLEGG comes from the coding sequence ATGGCGCTGCTGCAGGTTCAGGAACAACTCGGGCAGCCAGCTATGCGATTGCCAGGCTGGCGCATAAGTATCCGGGCGCGGCTGTTCCTGCTGGCGCTCGTCACGCTCAGCCCGCTCGTCGCCGTGCTGGCGTTTCAGGACTATTTCCATCTCGTTGCGGCTCGGCAACGCGCCGACGCCGATGCTGCCCGGCTGGCCATGATGAAGGCCGGCGACGTCGATCAGCACCTGCTCTCTATCGAGACCCAGCTTGCTGCTCTGCGCTCCGTGCTCTCGTCCAGGCCCGACGGCGTTGCTGCGAATACTGCCATCCTCGGCACGATCTTGCAGGACGTGCCGCCGTACGTTGAGGGGATCGCCGCGTACATGCGTGACGGCCAGCCATTGGGCGGCGCATGGCGCGACGACCTGGGGCAGCTTATCCCGCCTGCAAGCATTGACGATGCCATCATCGATGCCGCCACGACGCGCCGCCTCGTCATCGGACCGCCACTGATGGGCATCCCGAACCGGCCGTACGCTGTGCTGGCCTCGCGGCTGCTGGCCGACCGCAGCGGCGCCGAGATCGTCACGCTGCTGGCGATCCGGCCGGACCGGATGCCGCTGTTGACCGACGTGCGCGGCCTGCCCCGCGGCACCACCGTCTCGATTGTCGATGTGCGCGGCAACCTGCTGGCCCGGTCATCCGAGCCGGCTACTGGCGCGGCGGTGGCGCAAAACGTCGGCGCGACTCCTGTCCTGGGTTCGACGAACGCCCGCGCCGAGCTGGATCAGCGCGCCTCGACGGATGAGGACCGCGTCATCGGGTTTGCAGTGGCGGACCGAGCGCCGTGGGTGACCTACGTTGATGCGCCGGCCGAGGTGGCGCTGATCGCCGCGCGCACGGACTTCTACCGTGACCTGGTCATCGGCATCGTGATGCTGGTGCTGGCGCTGATGCTGGCGTGGCTGATCTCCGAGCGGATCACCGCGCCGATCCGGCAGTTGACGGCGGACGCTGTGGCCCTGGGCGCCGGGCAGTTGTCGCGGCGCAGCGCCGTGCAGACCGACGACGAGATCGGCATGCTGGCGACGGCCTTCAACGAGACGGCGGGGGCCATCGAGCATCTCGTGAGCAGCCTGCGCGCTACCCAGAACGAGCTGCGCGCCCTGAACGTCCACCTGGAGCAGCGTGTCAAGGACCGCACCGCTCAGCTGGCAGCCTTGAACAGCGAGCTGGAGTCGTTCTCGTTCTCCGTCTCGCACGACCTCCGGGCGCCGCTCCGCCGCATCGACCGGTTCAGCGTGGCGCTGATCGAGGACTACGGCGACCGGCTGGACGAGGAAGGCCGCCTGATGCTCGAACGGGTGTCCGTCGGCTGCGAGCAGATGAGCCAGCTCATCGACGATCTGCTGCGGCTCTCGCGCGTGAGCCGCACCGAGCTGACCTACCAGCGGGTCAACCTGGGGAGCATCGCGACGGAGATCGCCGCCGAGCTGCGGCAGGCCCATCCCGAGCAGCCGGTCGAGCTGGTCCTGGCGGAGGATGCCGCCGAACTGCTGACGGTTCACGGCGATCCCAGCCTGCTGCGGGTCGTGCTGCAAAACCTGCTGGCCAACGCCTGGAAGTTTACCCGGGGGAAAACCCATCCCCGCGTCGAATGTGGCGCCGTTCTTCAAGATGGCCAGAAGATATGCTATGTTCGTGACAACGGTGTCGGCTTCGATCCCACGAAAGCCGACAAGCTGTTCCGCGCATTCCAGCGCCTGCACGACGCCCACGACTTCGAGGGCACCGGTGTTGGCCTTGCGACGGTCCAGCGCATCGTACATCGGCATGGTGGGCGCGTTTGGGCTGACGGTAGTGTTGGCAGCGGCGCAACTTTCTGGTTTACTGTCCCTGACTGGCTCGAAGGGGGATGA